From Vallitalea longa, one genomic window encodes:
- a CDS encoding trimethylamine corrinoid protein 2 encodes MIFKPDIDKVRERLYGFWEQEYTGRACISVVAPKYEGANISMFHNDRDMTNDKEALIDYWENPEVIYDNNIKRLEKTYLGGETLPIVYQNYGTSGHCNYFGTKPTYGNDTIWFDPVWDNLENKQNTYNEEVLNKHLAIAKYLTDYAGDKYFVGMPDSCGTIDAIAHLYGSSKVLMDMAMNPQALKDVIKVINKGWAISNEKFYQISKEVNCGGAHAWMHVLAPGRVAQMQCDLSVMISADMYEEFVLPELQQQIKWIDYPVYHFDGIEQTKHLKYILSLDKLKAIQWTHVAGQLSASHYIDTLKQIQNAGKSLIIMSPKSDVKPLLENLSAKGLYIHTEAENEQEAKDIVKYVENNSKE; translated from the coding sequence ATGATATTTAAACCTGATATTGATAAAGTTAGGGAAAGATTATACGGATTCTGGGAACAAGAATACACAGGAAGAGCTTGTATATCTGTGGTTGCTCCAAAATATGAAGGAGCCAACATATCAATGTTTCACAATGACAGGGATATGACTAATGATAAAGAAGCATTAATAGATTACTGGGAAAATCCAGAAGTCATATATGACAATAATATAAAAAGACTTGAAAAAACATACTTAGGAGGAGAGACTCTTCCAATAGTTTATCAGAATTATGGAACATCAGGTCATTGCAATTACTTTGGTACAAAACCAACATATGGGAATGATACTATTTGGTTTGATCCTGTATGGGATAACTTAGAAAACAAACAAAATACTTATAATGAAGAAGTATTAAATAAACATTTGGCAATAGCTAAGTATTTGACAGATTATGCAGGAGATAAATATTTTGTTGGTATGCCTGATAGTTGCGGTACTATAGATGCTATCGCTCATCTATATGGGTCATCTAAAGTATTGATGGACATGGCTATGAATCCACAGGCTTTAAAAGATGTTATTAAAGTGATAAACAAGGGATGGGCAATATCTAACGAAAAATTTTATCAGATATCAAAAGAAGTCAACTGTGGTGGAGCACATGCATGGATGCATGTGTTAGCACCTGGTAGGGTAGCTCAAATGCAATGTGACTTATCAGTAATGATATCAGCTGATATGTATGAAGAATTTGTTTTACCAGAGTTACAGCAGCAAATAAAATGGATTGACTATCCCGTTTACCATTTTGACGGTATCGAACAAACAAAACATCTTAAATATATATTAAGTTTGGACAAACTAAAGGCTATCCAATGGACACATGTAGCAGGACAACTTAGTGCATCCCATTATATAGATACTCTAAAGCAAATTCAAAATGCGGGTAAAAGTCTAATCATTATGTCACCAAAAAGTGATGTGAAACCATTACTAGAGAATTTATCTGCTAAAGGTTTATATATCCATACGGAAGCGGAAAATGAACAGGAAGCTAAGGATATAGTTAAATATGTAGAAAATAACAGTAAGGAGTAA
- a CDS encoding alpha-mannosidase, with protein MVKGHVICHTHWDREWYLTREAFRIKLVRLIDKILDIIDNSPEYVSFMLDGQTIAIEDYVEIRPENQERLMKAIKSGKILSGPWYILPDELLISGESHIRNYIIGSKVADRYGRRMNVGYLPDSFGHPEQMPQIIKGLGMDTMVFWRGTSNAMKDSEFYFQSPYKDCKVLCVHLPCGYGNSARLLNTDETISRIEEMVENLHEKSLTDVVLLMNGSDHISAQSDIVEIVNNFNRKTDKDIEIKLSTMEECVNEIKSNLNEMKTYSGELRYGDRSYILGGTLSTRIRLKQRNHVVQKKMERYLEPIKAIQKLMGNKENFEGYSNYLWKKILENHPHDSICGCSIDEVHTEMETRFNCVEQLEDQLINQSFIEIKLMLDKSIDNKKADAQLMLFEPSQDRLNDYVEIDIDLDSMLVQEVNYAKSIIDDYEDSIVHPDLPESLMIKDDYGRKMDNVILDKKKEYYQYLNDDKLPEIYKVNRVRVGIYLPKFNYGIHLLNVYKSNNKENNIEIIHNNHIENEFYRIEFDYNDCSLIVLDKKNNKVHKGVHKLIDKGDAGDEYTYSWPVEDKIYSLDSNDIQVAIDRKGDIKQSFIINGTLNLPEQLTEDRKTRDSILTQSKIAVEVTLYKGIDRIDFNTVIDNNSKDHRIQVEFPTGVLSKENSSSTAFAVTKRNTDIVVPEDWAEYPQTTNPNHGFVDVSTDEYGLSMSNLGLTEYEAVNSNNQTYVRLTLLRCVGWLSRTDLLTRKGNGGWTIETKDSQCIGRHEFNYGITYHIKDWRNSNAYMQSDRKIHSIILSQLRASDGNLVLNNDLFEFLSNLPKNIRLSTVKISEDQKGIVFRVYSILDKKEDFDLELPKNIHEVHLTDLKETKLEQIKLEGNNIKLSIKPAQIVTVLLEL; from the coding sequence ATGGTTAAAGGACATGTAATATGCCATACCCATTGGGATAGGGAATGGTACTTGACTAGAGAAGCTTTTCGAATTAAACTTGTGAGATTGATAGATAAGATATTAGATATAATCGACAATTCCCCAGAGTACGTATCTTTTATGCTTGATGGTCAAACTATAGCAATAGAAGATTATGTAGAAATCAGACCAGAGAATCAAGAACGATTAATGAAAGCAATAAAATCAGGAAAAATATTATCAGGTCCATGGTATATACTTCCTGATGAATTATTGATTAGTGGTGAATCTCATATAAGAAATTATATCATAGGTTCAAAAGTCGCAGATAGATATGGCCGAAGAATGAATGTGGGATATCTTCCAGATTCTTTTGGACATCCAGAACAAATGCCTCAGATTATAAAAGGTTTGGGAATGGATACAATGGTATTCTGGAGAGGTACATCTAATGCTATGAAGGACTCAGAGTTCTACTTTCAGTCTCCTTATAAAGATTGTAAGGTTCTATGTGTTCATCTACCATGTGGATATGGTAATAGTGCCAGATTATTGAATACAGATGAGACTATATCCAGAATAGAAGAAATGGTAGAAAATCTTCATGAAAAATCTTTGACAGATGTAGTTCTTTTAATGAACGGTTCAGATCATATATCTGCTCAGAGTGACATAGTAGAAATAGTGAATAATTTCAATAGAAAAACAGATAAAGATATTGAAATAAAATTATCTACTATGGAAGAATGTGTAAATGAAATAAAGTCTAATCTTAATGAAATGAAAACATATTCAGGAGAATTAAGATACGGTGATAGATCATACATACTAGGAGGAACTTTATCCACAAGAATCAGATTAAAGCAGAGAAATCATGTAGTACAAAAGAAAATGGAAAGATATCTAGAACCTATTAAAGCTATACAGAAGTTAATGGGTAATAAAGAAAATTTTGAGGGATATAGTAATTATTTATGGAAAAAAATCTTGGAAAATCATCCTCATGATAGTATATGTGGTTGTAGTATAGATGAAGTACATACTGAGATGGAAACAAGATTTAATTGTGTAGAACAACTAGAAGATCAGCTTATTAATCAATCATTTATTGAAATCAAATTAATGCTTGATAAAAGTATAGATAATAAAAAAGCTGATGCACAATTAATGCTATTTGAACCTAGCCAAGATAGATTGAATGATTATGTTGAAATAGATATAGACTTGGATTCTATGCTAGTTCAAGAAGTGAACTATGCAAAATCCATAATTGATGATTATGAAGATTCCATAGTACATCCTGACCTACCAGAATCTCTTATGATTAAAGATGATTATGGACGTAAGATGGATAATGTAATTTTAGATAAGAAGAAAGAGTATTACCAATATCTTAATGATGATAAACTACCGGAAATCTATAAAGTCAACAGAGTAAGAGTTGGAATATATTTACCAAAATTTAATTATGGAATACATTTACTGAACGTATATAAAAGTAATAATAAAGAAAATAATATAGAAATAATACATAACAATCATATAGAGAATGAATTTTACAGAATTGAGTTTGACTATAATGATTGTAGTTTAATAGTACTAGATAAGAAAAACAATAAAGTTCATAAAGGTGTTCACAAATTAATTGATAAAGGTGACGCGGGTGATGAATATACATACTCATGGCCTGTAGAAGATAAAATATATTCACTTGATAGTAATGACATTCAGGTTGCTATAGATAGAAAAGGAGATATAAAACAATCTTTTATAATTAATGGAACGCTTAATTTGCCGGAGCAATTAACAGAAGATAGAAAAACAAGGGATTCTATATTGACTCAATCGAAAATAGCAGTTGAAGTTACATTATACAAAGGTATTGATAGAATAGATTTTAATACTGTTATAGATAATAATTCAAAAGATCACCGTATACAAGTTGAATTTCCAACAGGTGTGTTATCCAAGGAAAACAGTTCTAGTACAGCATTTGCAGTAACCAAAAGAAATACGGATATAGTAGTTCCAGAAGATTGGGCTGAATATCCTCAAACAACCAATCCTAATCATGGATTCGTAGATGTATCAACTGATGAATATGGCTTAAGTATGTCTAACCTTGGATTAACAGAATATGAAGCTGTCAACAGTAATAATCAAACATATGTTAGACTTACATTATTAAGATGTGTAGGATGGCTTTCCAGAACAGACCTTCTAACAAGGAAAGGTAATGGAGGCTGGACAATAGAAACGAAAGATTCACAATGCATAGGTAGGCATGAATTCAACTATGGTATTACTTACCATATTAAAGATTGGCGAAACAGTAATGCTTATATGCAATCGGATAGAAAAATACATAGTATTATTTTATCACAGTTAAGAGCAAGTGATGGTAATTTAGTTCTTAATAATGATTTGTTTGAATTTTTATCTAACCTACCTAAAAATATAAGATTGTCTACAGTAAAGATAAGTGAAGACCAAAAAGGGATTGTTTTTAGGGTATACAGTATATTAGATAAGAAAGAAGATTTTGATTTGGAATTACCTAAAAATATACATGAAGTACATTTGACAGACTTAAAAGAAACAAAACTAGAGCAGATTAAACTAGAGGGTAATAATATTAAACTTAGTATAAAACCTGCTCAGATAGTCACAGTCTTGCTTGAACTTTAG